From Sceloporus undulatus isolate JIND9_A2432 ecotype Alabama chromosome 6, SceUnd_v1.1, whole genome shotgun sequence, one genomic window encodes:
- the LIMD2 gene encoding LIM domain-containing protein 2 yields MFQAKGPASTTSTNEAKSNSGASTVQRSKSFSLKAQVKETCSACQKTVYPMERLVADKFVFHNSCFCCKHCRTKLSLGSYAALHGEFYCKPHFQQLFKSKGNYDEGFGRKQHKQLWLQKEVENGTDTA; encoded by the exons ATGTTCCAAGCCAAGGGGCCGGCCAGTACAACCTCTACTAAT gAGGCAAAGAGCAACTCAGGGGCATCCACTGTGCAAAGATCCAAG TCATTCAGCTTGAAAGCCCAAGTGAAGGAGACCTGCAGTGCCTGCCAGAAAACTGTCTACCCCATGGAGCGCCTGGTGGCTGATAAATTTGTCTTCCACAATTCCTGCTTTTGCTGCAAGCACTGCCGCACCAAGCTAAG ctTGGGTAGTTATGCAGCTCTCCATGGGGAATTCTACTGCAAACCACACTTCCAACAACTGTTCAAGAGCAAAGGCAACTATGATGAGGGCTTTGGCCGCAAGCAGCACAAGCAGCTCTGGCTGCAGAAAGAGGTGGAGAACGGGACCGATACAGCATGA